A window of Fragaria vesca subsp. vesca linkage group LG7, FraVesHawaii_1.0, whole genome shotgun sequence contains these coding sequences:
- the LOC101310651 gene encoding probable disease resistance protein At4g27220-like, with protein MGQTTSASIPSSADSVSLTSAAESSSAASASFSSSSTPQSSYDVFLSFRGPDTRQGIVFELYDRLNNTRGVKTFKDDSDLEVGDAISPTLLAAIEQSRFAIVVLSENYAASTWCLEELAKICQCMQDNRILPLFYHVDPTDVRYQKKSFETAFNRHEKSRRHKTEKVKQWRDALNKVANFSGWHTQNYKAERELVDAIVEFVCSKVLPASIQSTGDFHAFEATRQAMDKVMKALKDDKITVIAVHGIGGVGKTTLVEHAGQEAHNQRLFNHVIKIVVTQTLDLRKIQGTLADGLGITLTQDSEDGRASRLNKEIMRKNKLLIIVDDVWERVELASIGVPNYDMLQSCSSKVIFTTRIRNVCHVMGSHEKITLSVLSEEDSWALFVKNAGRSFEPTNFEDVAKKVARECKGLPIALIAVARALGDKELVEWKTAARRLEKSQNANPDDKGVASESVKLSYDYLKDEECKSCFLLCCLFPEDSSIEIEQLFRYAIGKGLFRDANTIEEARGTANSVVNYLKNSSLLMDTGHHQFVKMHDVIRDTAIQIAQSVDGFLVKAGYGLRDWPRLHEDCSAISLMENYIRKLPGRRTRISLLPQSLSLLTNLQVFLLNNCRHIIDISIVGKLEKLEILSMRRYPMNELLREIGDLTSLRMLDLTGGHISTIPSGVLSKLSNLEELYIPDGFQEWGSKIEGEEEETNASFEEVTSLSNLRVLEARLSSVDCLPKNEKLNPNWVEFSLLIGSMIRKSNIGAHDHNSIILSLDGTMSTLPRWFLNVVMNGADKLELFWCQGLIDIFSEYDHGRLHRLKYLSVRGSPEMMNTTVTTPWIPKEPVFKNLEELHLDYLDCGFCVTKLLPGSLFNLKLLKIARCSNWGNVLLPSKLLHRLPNLEKLFCYDVPEMLYVLGCEGLFEPEPSKLSDLQLYRLAALRSICNGPAPPAMFQALKSLLLFRCNLQGSLFSNDAAQYLFQLEDICIVFCPLLERIIEASTKQNILPKLKNLTLWRLPMLYCESAIDIECPSLVHLLKDINPLNDFAQLEARSS; from the exons ATGGGGCAAACAACCTCCGCATCTATTCCTTCCTCAGCTGACTCTGTATCTCTTACATCGGCAGCTGAATCATCTTCAGCTGCATCTGCATCTTTTTCATCATCATCAACTCCTCAGTCGAGTTATGACGTGTTTTTGAGTTTCAGGGGTCCTGACACTCGACAGGGTATTGTTTTTGAATTATATGACCGATTGAATAATACGAGAGGAGTTAAAACATTCAAGGATGACTCAGACCTTGAAGTAGGAGATGCCATTTCTCCCACTCTCCTAGCGGCAATCGAACAATCAAGGTTTGCTATTGTTGTTCTCTCAGAAAACTATGCTGCTTCCACTTGGTGTTTGGAGGAACTTGCAAAGATTTGTCAATGCATGCAAGACAATAGAATTCTTCCACTTTTTTATCATGTCGATCCTACTGATGTACGATATCAGAAGAAGAGCTTTGAAACTGCTTTTAATAGGCATGAAAAATCCAGGCGACATAAAACAGAGAAGGTGAAGCAGTGGAGAGATGCTTTGAACAAAGTGGCCAATTTCTCTGGGTGGCATACACAAAATTATAA GGCTGAGAGAGAACTTGTAGACGCCATTGTGGAATTTGTCTGCAGTAAAGTACTGCCTGCTTCAATTCAGTCCACAGGAGATTTTCATGCCTTTGAAGCAACAAGACAAGCCATGGATAAGGTTATGAAGGCGCTAAAAGATGACAAGATCACTGTCATTGCTGTTCATGGCATAGGAGGCGTCGGAAAGACGACCTTGGTGGAACATGCTGGTCAAGAAGCTCATAATCAACGCCTTTTTAATCATGTGATAAAGATTGTGGTGACTCAAACCCTTGACTTGAGAAAAATTCAAGGAACATTGGCAGATGGTCTAGGCATCACATTGACGCAAGATTCAGAAGATGGAAGAGCTTCTAGATTGAATAAGGAAATAATGAGAAAAAACAAGCTCCTCATAATCGTGGACGACGTTTGGGAGAGGGTAGAACTGGCAAGCATAGGGGTTCCCAACTATGACATGCTTCAGAGTTGCAGCTCCAAAGTCATATTCACCACAAGGATACGGAACGTATGTCATGTCATGGGTAGCCACGAAAAGATCACCCTCAGTGTTCTGTCAGAAGAAGATTCATGGGCCTTGTTTGTGAAAAATGCAGGAAGATCATTTGAACCGACCAATTTTGAGGATGTAGCCAAGAAGGTAGCGAGAGAGTGTAAGGGTCTACCAATTGCATTGATAGCAGTTGCAAGGGCACTTGGAGACAAAGAACTGGTGGAATGGAAAACAGCAGCCCGACGACTAGAGAAGTCGCAAAATGCCAACCCAGACGACAAGGGAGTTGCTTCCGAAAGTGTAAAATTAAGTTATGATTACTTGAAAGATGAGGAGTGCAAGTCATGTTTCTTGCTCTGCTGCTTATTCCCAGAAGACAGTAGCATCGAAATAGAACAGTTGTTCAGGTATGCCATAGGGAAAGGATTGTTTCGAGATGCCAACACAATCGAAGAAGCCAGAGGTACCGCAAATTCAGTAGTCAACTACTTGAAAAATTCTAGCTTGCTTATGGATACTGGACACCATCAATTTGTAAAGATGCATGATGTCATCCGGGATACAGCCATTCAAATTGCGCAATCTGTAGATGGATTTTTGGTGAAAGCAGGCTATGGTTTGAGGGATTGGCCTCGATTACATGAAGACTGCTCTGCAATCTCACTAATGGAGAATTATATTCGCAAGCTACCCGGACG TCGGACTAGAATTTCATTACTACCCCAGTCGTTGAGTCTGTTAACCAACCTCCAAGTTTTCCTTTTAAATAATTGTCGGCACATAATTGATATTTCAATTGTCGGAAAACTTGAGAAGCTTGAGATTCTTAGTATGAGAAGGTATCCTATGAATGAGTTATTGAGAGAAATAGGAGATTTGACCAGTCTAAGGATGTTGGATTTGACTGGCGGACACATTTCCACAATTCCATCAGGAGTGCTATCAAAGTTGAGTAACTTAGAAGAACTGTACATTCCAGATGGATTTCAGGAATGGGGGAGTAAAATTGAGGGAGAAGAAGAAGAAACCAATGCTAGCTTTGAAGAGGTAACTAGCTTGTCAAATTTAAGAGTTTTGGAGGCTCGGTTATCCAGTGTAGATTGTCTCCCCAAAAATGAAAAACTCAATCCAAATTGGGTTGAGTTTAGTCTACTTATCGGCAGCATGATTAGGAAATCGAATATTGGTGCGCATGATCATAATTCAATAATCTTGTCCCTTGATGGAACCATGAGCACCTTACCGAGGTGGTTTTTGAACGTGGTGATGAACGGAGCAGATAAGCTAGAGTTGTTCTGGTGCCAAGGGCTAATTGACATTTTCTCAGAATATGACCATGGGAGGTTACATAGACTCAAGTATCTCTCTGTAAGGGGTTCGCCAGAGATGATGAACACAACAGTGACAACACCATGGATTCCAAAAGAACCTGTGTTCAAGAACCTAGAAGAGTTGCATCTGGATTATCTGGATTGCGGTTTTTGTGTTACTAAATTACTACCGGGGTCTCTGTTCAATCTAAAGTTGCTGAAGATAGCACGTTGTTCTAACTGGGGGAATGTACTTTTACCATCAAAATTGTTACATAGACTACCAAATCTGGAAAAACTATTTTGTTACGATGTGCCTGAAATGTTATATGTGCTTGGATGTGAAGGGTTATTTGAGCCAGAACCATCAAAATTGAGTGACCTGCAGTTGTATCGTCTAGCTGCACTAAGAAGCATATGTAATGGACCTGCTCCACCTGCAATGTTCCAAGCTCTTAAAAGTTTGTTACTATTCCGGTGCAATTTGCAGGGAAGTCTCTTCAGCAATGATGCTGCTCAATATCTTTTTCAATTGGAAGACATTTGTATAGTCTTTTGCCCTCTTTTGGAAAGAATAATTGAAGCAAGTACCAAGCAGAACATTCTTCCAAAATTGAAGAACTTGACGTTGTGGAGACTTCCAATGTTGTACTGTGAAAGTGCTATTGATATCGAGTGTCCTTCATTGGTACACCT GTTGAAAGATATCAATCCCCTCAATGACTTTGCTCAACTGGAAGCAAGAAGTTCATGA
- the LOC101304321 gene encoding putative fructokinase-5-like, which translates to MPMSCGCFPRRSRKAGHTKLNRLPSLTDSIKTSSPRKKDAPEKSTLVVCFGEMLIDFVPMTAGVSLADAEGFKKAAGGAPANVAVGISRLGGSAAFMGKVGADEFGYMLSNILKENIVDNSGMCFDENARTALAFVTLRSDGEREFMFYRNPSADMLLTKNELNVDLIKKASIFHYGSISLIEEPCRSAHLAAMDIAKQAGCILSYDPNLRLPLWPSAEAARKGIMSIWNLADIIKVSEEEITFLTGGDDPYDDELVMNKLYHSNLKLLLVTEGPAGCRYYTKEFKGKVAGIKADCVDTTGAGDSFVGSVLNSLASDPELFKNEKQLTEALKFANACGALTVEKKGAIPALPTKEAVPKVLSQTSA; encoded by the exons ATGCCGATGAGTTGTGGTTGCTTCCCCAGGAGATCCCGAAAGGCCGGTCACACCAAGTTAAATAGACTGCCCTCCCTGACCG ATTCGATCAAAACATCATCTCCTAGGAAAAAGGATGCCCCAGAGAAGTCGACATTGGTCGTTTGCTTTGGAGAAATGTTGATTGATTTTGTCCCGATGACGGCCGGAGTTTCTCTTGCTGATGCAGAAGGTTTCAAGAAAGCTGCTGGTGGAGCTCCTGCTAATGTTGCAGTTGGAATATCAAGATTAGGGGGCTCAGCAGCTTTTATGGGCAAG GTTGGTGCAGATGAGTTTGGATACATGCTGTCAAATATTCTGAAGGAAAACATTGTGGACAATTCTGGCATGTGTTTTGACGAAAATGCAAGGACTGCATTGGCCTTTGTTACACTCAGAAGTGATGGAGAACGCGAATTTATGTTCTATCGCAACCCAAGTGCTGATATGCTTCTCACTAAGAATGAACTAAATGTGGACCTAATCAAGAAG GCAAGTATATTTCACTATGGTTCGATTAGTCTGATTGAGGAACCTTGTAGATCAGCTCATCTCGCCGCGATGGACATTGCTAAGCAGGCTGGTTGTATACTCTCTTACGACCCGAACTTGAGATTGCCACTCTGGCCTTCTGCAGAGGCTGCTCGGAAGGGCATTATGAGCATTTGGAACCTAGCTGACATTATTAAG GTAAGTGAGGAGGAAATTACATTTTTGACTGGAGGTGACGATCCTTATGATGATGAGCTGGTCATGAACAAGCTTTATCACTCCAATCTGAAGCTTCTGTTAGTGACCGAAGGGCCAGCTGGCTGCAGATACTACACAAAG GAGTTCAAGGGTAAGGTTGCAGGAATCAAAGCTGACTGTGTTGATACAACTGGTGCTGGTGACTCTTTTGTTGGCTCTGTACTCAACAGTTTGGCTTCAGACCCTGAGTTGTTCAAG AATGAAAAACAGCTGACTGAGGCCCTCAAATTTGCCAATGCTTGTGGTGCTCTCACTGTGGAAAAGAAAGGAGCCATTCCTGCACTACCCACAAAAGAAGCTGTCCCCAAAGTTCTTAGCCAAACCTCGGCATGA
- the LOC101303843 gene encoding MADS-box protein SOC1-like isoform 2: MVRGKTQMRRIENATSRQVTFSKRRSGLLKKAFELSILCDAEVALIIFSPRGKLYEFASSSMQETIERYEKHTRDNQANNKVAISEQNVQQLKHEATSMMKQIEHLEVSKRKLLGESLGLCTIEELQEVEQQLERSVNTIRARKAQVFKEQIEQLKEKERILTAENERLTEKCDALQQRQPVIEQREHLAYNESSTSSDVETELFIGLPERRSKH; encoded by the exons ATGGTGAGAGGCAAAACCCAGATGAGGCGGATAGAGAACGCCACGAGCCGTCAAGTCACCTTCTCGAAGCGACGCAGCGGTCTTCTGAAGAAGGCTTTTGAGCTCTCCATTCTCTGCGATGCCGAGGTTGCGCTCATAATCTTCTCTCCCAGAGGAAAGCTCTACGAATTCGCAAGCTCGAG CATGCAGGAAACTATAGAACGTTATGAGAAACATACAAGAGACAACCAAGCCAATAACAAAGTTGCTATCAGTGAACAAAATGTGCAG CAGCTCAAGCATGAAGCAACTAGCATGATGAAGCAGATAGAGCATCTTGAAGTTTCGAAACG GAAACTATTGGGAGAGAGTCTAGGACTATGCACCATTGAAGAACTGCAAGAAGTAGAGCAACAGTTGGAGAGGAGTGTGAACACCATTCGAGCAAGGAAG GCACAGGTTTTCAAGGAACAGATTGAGCAACTGAAAGAAAAG GAAAGAATCCTCACAGCTGAAAATGAGAGGCTAACTGAGAAG TGTGATGCTTTGCAACAGAGGCAACCAGTAATCGAGCAGAGAGAGCACTTAGCCTACAATGAAAGTAGTACGAGTTCAGATGTTGAGACTGAATTGTTCATTGGACTGCCAGAAAGGAGATCGAAGCACTAG
- the LOC101304613 gene encoding uncharacterized protein LOC101304613, producing the protein MTTQGADAGKEEDDFRRRETISKPFKTSGVLIILRQLRITTCILHKPVTLIPHPNPSCKSGTTHLWLLNPQMFQRPWPWLPTPTSSRDGCFEHTIAIACTLASFNSVLFNINKQNTLYQDLETA; encoded by the exons ATGACCACACAAGGAGCTGATGCCGGCAAAGAAGAAGACGA CTTCAGAAGGAGGGAGACAATCTCAAAGCCATTCAAGACTTCTGGAGTTCTAATAATACTGCGGCAGCTGAGAATAACAACTTGCATTCTTCACAAGCCGGTCACATTGATCCCCCACCCGAACCCATCTTGCAAATCGG GTACCACACACTTGTGGCTGCTGAATCCGCAGATGTTCCAAAGACCATGGCCATGGCTGCCGACACCAACTTCATCCAGGGATGGGTGCTTTGAGCACACTATAGCTATAGCTTGTACTCTAGCTAGCTTCAATTCAGTACTCTTTAATATAAATAAACAAAATACTTTATATCAGGATTTGGAAACTGCATAA